The genomic stretch TCTTCCGGGCGGGAAAAGGCCCCATGCTCCTGACGATAAGCGATAATCCGCGATGCGATAACCTTACCAATCCCGGGTAAAGACTGAAGTTCGTCGGCCGAGGCACTGTTGACGTTAACCAGTATGTCGCTTCCGGCCGATCTCTCCATGCTCAGGCTATTCGGGATGAAGTGATCGAGATTGCTGAACGAGTGGTCAGGAACTTCGGGGATCCGGGGTACCGATATTCGCTGACCATCATAAAGAGGAGCGGCCAAATTCAGATCCAATAGGGCGGCTTCTTCAGTCGCCCCTCCAGCCGTTTCGACCAGCTCATACAAGCGGGTCCCTTCCGGTACCCGGTAAACACCCGGGTTCTGAATCGCCCCTTGGATTTGAACAACTAATTCACCCGGGGTACCCTTGCCTTCCGGTATGGTCAATGAAGGCGATGTGCTCCGCTGGTACAAAATAAAAAGAGACAGAGCCAAAACGCCTCCCAGCACAAGTAATACCAGTTTTTCCTGACGGCTGAAATCCATAGGTTATTTCCTTTATTAAAACCAGGCCATCCGGTGGTAGCCTAACGTAAAACAAGATTCAAAAGCTTATCAGGAACATAAACCACTTTTGCTACTGCTTTGCCTTCCAGCCAACCATTCACTTTTTCTACCTTCAGCGCACGCCTCATTGCTTCGTTCTGATCGGTGCCCCGGGAAAGCAGAATTTTACTGCGAACCTTGCCATTGATCTGCACGATAATCTCGACCTGGTCTTCGAGCATTTTCTCCCGGTCATAGACTGGCCATGGTTCAAGGGTCAGCAGAGTTTTCTTCCCCAATTTTTCCCAGAGTTCCTCCGTAATATGTGGTGCAATCGGATTAAAAAGAGACAACAAGGCTTGAACTGCGCTACGCAAATATCCGGCTTCCTCCAATGTTGCTCCTTTTTCGCCAAGGAAACGGGTGTAGGCGGTGATTTCATTCAAAAATTCCATACAGGAGCTGATCACTGTATTGAAGTGAAAACGATCCCTGATATCATTGGTTACCTTGTAAACTGTCCGGTGACGTAAACGCTCTATCTGTTCGGTCCGTAGAGAATCAGTCGTTTGTCCGGGGACCTCCGACACGCTCAAGGCTTCAAGAATCCCTTTCCAGAACCGGTTCAAAAACCGAAAAGAGCCTTCCAGCCCTCTTTCAGACCACTCCATATCCAATTCAGGGGGGCCGGCAAAGAGAATAAAGGTCCGGATCGTATCTACACCATAGCGTTGGATTATTTCCCGGGGACTGACCGTGTTCCTCCGGGATTTTGACATCTTCGCTCCATCCTTGTTGACCATCCCCTGAGCGAAAAGGTTGGTGAAAGGCTCCCGGAATCCAACCATCCCCATATCGTAGAGAACTTTAGTCAGAAAGCGAGAATAGAGAAGGTGGAGTATGGCATGTTCCACACCGCCAATGTATTGATCGACCGGCATCCAGTAGTCAATATCCTGACGGTCGAAGGGTTTATCAGACTCGGTTGGGGAACAATACCGTAGAAAGTACCAGGAGGAACATACAAAGGTATCCATGGTATCCGTTTCTCTTCGGGCTGGACCCCCACAATCCGGACAAACGGTATTGACGAATTTGGCCGAGCGGGCCAGTGGTGAAGGCCCCCCGGGAAGAAAATCAACATCCTCGGGTAGAAGTATCGGAAGCTCTTCCTCGGGAACCGCCCGTTCTCCAAAGCAATCACAATAGATTATGGGTATCGGCGCTCCCCAGTAGCGCTGTCTAGAAATCAGCCAGTCCCTGAGCCGGTAGGTTACGGCCCCCTTTCCCCATCCCTTTCTTTCGAGAAGAGCGATAATCCTTTTTTCTCCTTGATCGGACGGAATACCGTCAAAAGGTCCGGAATTGATCATTATTCCTGGTTCGGAATAGCATTGGCCTGCCCAGTCTCCATCAGGCGGCTGGATAACCGGTATGATCGGAAGGCCGTACTTAACGGCAAATTGATAATCACGTTCGTCATGCGCAGGTACCGCCATAACTGCTCCGGTGCCGTATTCAGCCAAGACATAATCGGCTATCCAGATTGGAATTCGTTCACCGGTCACTTGATTCAATATCTCCTGGCCGATGGCGATTCCTTCTTTTTCGGTGGTATCCGAAGTCCGCTCAATCTCGGTTTTTCGGGATATGCGCTCCCGAAAAACGGCGACTCTTTCGGTATAGGGGGTTCCGGCAACCAACTCA from Atribacteraceae bacterium encodes the following:
- a CDS encoding ComEA family DNA-binding protein: MDFSRQEKLVLLVLGGVLALSLFILYQRSTSPSLTIPEGKGTPGELVVQIQGAIQNPGVYRVPEGTRLYELVETAGGATEEAALLDLNLAAPLYDGQRISVPRIPEVPDHSFSNLDHFIPNSLSMERSAGSDILVNVNSASADELQSLPGIGKVIASRIIAYRQEHGAFSRPEDLLAVPGIGEKRLEDIRNQITF
- the leuS gene encoding leucine--tRNA ligase; translation: MDQYVFSDIERKWQTRWVNDRIFEVERNPEKRKYYVLEMFPYPSGDPHMGHVKNYVIGDVVSRYFSRLGFQVLHPMGFDSFGLPAENAAIQNGTHPSIWTHEKIERMRDVLKQLGISYDWRREIITCEPDYYRFTQWLFLKLYHRGLAYKKKGLVNWCPSCATVLANEQVIEGTCERCGEAVDKKSLEQWYLRITDYAEALLDDMKFLGNWPDRVLTMQKNWIGKSEGAEIDFLLPERREKITVFTTRPDTVYGATFFILAPEHPLVDELVAGTPYTERVAVFRERISRKTEIERTSDTTEKEGIAIGQEILNQVTGERIPIWIADYVLAEYGTGAVMAVPAHDERDYQFAVKYGLPIIPVIQPPDGDWAGQCYSEPGIMINSGPFDGIPSDQGEKRIIALLERKGWGKGAVTYRLRDWLISRQRYWGAPIPIIYCDCFGERAVPEEELPILLPEDVDFLPGGPSPLARSAKFVNTVCPDCGGPARRETDTMDTFVCSSWYFLRYCSPTESDKPFDRQDIDYWMPVDQYIGGVEHAILHLLYSRFLTKVLYDMGMVGFREPFTNLFAQGMVNKDGAKMSKSRRNTVSPREIIQRYGVDTIRTFILFAGPPELDMEWSERGLEGSFRFLNRFWKGILEALSVSEVPGQTTDSLRTEQIERLRHRTVYKVTNDIRDRFHFNTVISSCMEFLNEITAYTRFLGEKGATLEEAGYLRSAVQALLSLFNPIAPHITEELWEKLGKKTLLTLEPWPVYDREKMLEDQVEIIVQINGKVRSKILLSRGTDQNEAMRRALKVEKVNGWLEGKAVAKVVYVPDKLLNLVLR